A genomic segment from Glycine soja cultivar W05 chromosome 18, ASM419377v2, whole genome shotgun sequence encodes:
- the LOC114395791 gene encoding uncharacterized protein LOC114395791 codes for MEEEDNHSHLQPLIPYYSTLSFSSHSLQQHYADKNAKHFTSDSNNIVLRILSILLLALISLWANYEASKTFHITVVNDAKDSPAGRRFALSYVSNDEASRILLNTSSYVEHFLYPNSNNNDNNYPKKHIDSVTLQLPRRNLNVTDIVAVYTAAGNHLQRGGGKCFSYVIEISPTLLEDQRYDKIAIVGAILRGMAKVWIWEGAPQGLVDGMAEYVAEMAGFRRGMVSGGGEMPQCREGGGGWWWEDKDPSHVARLLHYCEKFKKGFIQRLNEAMRDTWHDRVVDEVLGMPVMELCGRLYNDNNASWVGSISM; via the coding sequence ATGGAGGAGGAAGACAACCACTCCCATCTCCAACCACTCATACCCTATTATTCCACTCTCTCCTTCTCCTCCCATTCACTCCAGCAACACTATGCCGACAAAAATGCAAAACACTTCACCTCCGACAGCAACAACATCGTTCTCCGAATCCTCTCAATTCTCTTACTAGCTCTCATCTCACTATGGGCCAACTACGAGGCATCCAAAACCTTCCACATCACCGTGGTAAACGACGCCAAGGACTCCCCCGCGGGACGCCGTTTCGCCCTCTCCTATGTCTCAAACGACGAAGCCTCTCGCATACTCCTCAACACAAGCTCCTACGTAGAACACTTTCTTTATCCAAATAGTAATAACAATGATAACAATTACCCCAAGAAGCACATAGATAGTGTCACACTCCAGCTACCTCGCCGGAATCTCAACGTCACCGACATCGTTGCCGTCTACACCGCCGCCGGAAATCACCTCCAACGAGGTGGAGGAAAATGTTTTAGTTATGTCATTGAGATTAGCCCTACGTTACTAGAAGACCAAAGGTACGATAAGATAGCTATAGTGGGTGCAATCCTACGTGGCATGGCTAAGGTTTGGATATGGGAAGGGGCCCCACAAGGGCTTGTTGATGGCATGGCGGAGTATGTGGCGGAGATGGCTGGATTCCGCCGTGGTATGGTCTCCGGTGGCGGTGAGATGCCACAATGTAGGGAGGGTGGTGGCGGTTGGTGGTGGGAGGATAAGGACCCTAGCCATGTGGCACGTTTGTTGCATTATTGTGAGAAATTCAAGAAGGGGTTCATCCAACGGTTGAATGAAGCCATGAGGGACACGTGGCATGACCGTGTGGTGGATGAGGTGTTGGGGATGCCCGTTATGGAGCTTTGTGGTCGTTTGTATAATGATAATAATGCTTCTTGGGTTGGCTCCATCTCCATGTGA